GATGCCAAAAGAAAACCCAATAAAATGCTTCCGCATTTTAGTCTTTTTTGTTTTCACTCCTTTTGAAAGCCTGCTTACGGATTAACTTCGTTGATCCTGATTATAGAGTCGATGCCAAAAGAAAACCCAATAAAATGCTTCCGCATTTTAGTCTTTTTTGTTTTCACTCCTTTTGAAAGCCTGCTTTCAACGGAAGAAAACAAAAAACCCCTTCAAACATCGTTTGAAGGGGTTTTATTTTGTCGGGGTGGCAGGATTCGAACCTGCGACCTCCTGCTCCCAAAGCAGGCGCGATAACCGGGCTACGCTACACCCCGAATCGTTACCGATTTTTTCAGGCTGCAAAGATAAGACTTAATCTTACATATTCAAGAAAAAAAGATCAATCTTCAAAAGCCAGGGTATAAATTCTTTTAACTGCTTCTTCAAGTTCGATCATGTTCATATTGCGGCTTCTTCTTAGATATTCTTTTCCTTCAATAAAAAGCAATAAAGTAGGTTCCGCGAAAACTTGACGGCTGGCACATATTTCAGGAGATCTGTTCATATCGATAAAGCAAAAAGAGATTTTTTTAAATTTCTCCTGTAACAACTCACGAACCTTTGGTTCAAGTGCCTCTCCTACCGAACAACTATCTGTTGCAAAATAAAAAAGGATTCCTCTGTTACTCTCTATTTTTTTCTCAAACTCCTGCCTGTCAAATACATTTGTCATTTTTCGGTCAATTGTAAGTTAGACGTTACTTTCACGTCAATATTTTCAGTTCAAAAATAAGTATTAAAAACCGTTATAGGGGTATCGAAAAAAAAGATCCTTAAAGGCATCCTAAACGTTTTGATTTGTATATTTTTGTTAACTGAAAAATGTAAAAAATATTAGAAAATGGAGGGCAATATTGAAAGAATAAAATGTTTGATTATTGGATCGGGACCAGCAGGATATGCCGCCGCCATTTATGCGGCTCGTGCAGATTTAAAGCCGGTTGTTTACACAGGAATGCAAATGGGAGGACAACTGACAACCACTACGGAAGTTGACAATTACCCTGGATATCCTGACGGGACTGATGGCACCGCCATGATGGAAGATTTCAAGAATCAGGCGGAACGATTTGGAACTGATGTTCGTTTTGGAATGGCTACTAAAGTTGATTTTAGCAATGAAGTTGGTGGTATTCATAAAGTGACCATCGATGAGTCGAAAGTCGTGGAAGCTGAAACCGTAATTATCTCAACCGGTGCCACAGCCAAATATTTAGGTATAGAGAGTGAACAAAGATTGATCGGCGGAGGAGTTTCTGCATGTGCAACATGTGACGGTTTCTTTTACAAAGGACAGGATGTACTTGTTATTGGCGCAGGAGATACCGCCGCTGAGGAAGCTACCTATCTCGCAAATATTTGCAGAAAGGTGACCGTCATCGTAAGAAAGGATTATATGAGGGCATCAAAAGCCATGCAACACAGAGTGAATAAAACTGAAAACATAGAAGTGATGTTTAACAC
This DNA window, taken from Lutimonas zeaxanthinifaciens, encodes the following:
- a CDS encoding thioredoxin family protein, giving the protein MTNVFDRQEFEKKIESNRGILFYFATDSCSVGEALEPKVRELLQEKFKKISFCFIDMNRSPEICASRQVFAEPTLLLFIEGKEYLRRSRNMNMIELEEAVKRIYTLAFED
- the trxB gene encoding thioredoxin-disulfide reductase: MEGNIERIKCLIIGSGPAGYAAAIYAARADLKPVVYTGMQMGGQLTTTTEVDNYPGYPDGTDGTAMMEDFKNQAERFGTDVRFGMATKVDFSNEVGGIHKVTIDESKVVEAETVIISTGATAKYLGIESEQRLIGGGVSACATCDGFFYKGQDVLVIGAGDTAAEEATYLANICRKVTVIVRKDYMRASKAMQHRVNKTENIEVMFNTELEEVLGDQVVEGVRVFNNITNEKTQLDVTGVFVAIGHKPNTDIFKGILDMDDVGYLITKGKSTKTNLPGVFAAGDVQDKEYRQAITAAGTGCMAALDSERYLGSLE